The Quercus robur chromosome 7, dhQueRobu3.1, whole genome shotgun sequence genome has a segment encoding these proteins:
- the LOC126690909 gene encoding geraniol 8-hydroxylase-like codes for MEAIHVFLFCITLILFFIRPKFLRKSQTKNLPPGPNGLPIIGNLHQLGPTPHETLSTMAKEFGPLMTVKFGSITTIVASSAETAKEILHTHDQSFANRPIPDSVTTQPHPEGTLAWIPGDQIWRNRRRICSTQMFTSQRLDFLQHFRHKKVHQLIAHINKYKGSPVDIGSLAFATTLNLISNTIFSLDTVDPDFETAPEFKELVWKIMMDAGKPNISDNFPILRWFDLQGVRRHVKGSYTRMHEIFDDIISKRLKHRETDKTTRHGDFLDVLLDQVQEDGSGFNIETIKPLIMDLFIAGSDTSGATTEWAMAELLRKPKTLQKARDEVLQVIGTQGEIKESDIDRLPYIDAIVKETLRLHPAAPLLLPYIAGKDVEVSGYTIYKGSQVVVNAWSIGRNPKYWTNPLSFEPERFVGSKLNYKGRDFEYIPFGAGRRICPGLPLAERMVSLMLSSMLYSFNWKLPEGITPENLDMSEQYGLTLKMATSLCAVPFVE; via the exons ATGGAAGCAATACACGTCTTCCTATTCTGCATTACTCTCATCTTGTTCTTCATCCGACCTAAATTTCTTCGCAAATCTCAAACCAAAAACCTTCCACCAGGCCCAAATGGCCTCCCCATTATTGGTAACCTTCACCAACTTGGCCCTACACCCCATGAAACTCTCTCCACAATGGCTAAAGAGTTTGGTCCCTTAATGACTGTCAAATTTGGCTCTATCACAACCATAGTTGCTTCCTCTGCTGAAACCGCCAAAGAAATCCTTCATACCCATGACCAAAGCTTTGCTAACCGACCTATCCCTGACTCAGTAACCACTCAACCACACCCAGAAGGCACTCTTGCTTGGATCCCAGGTGACCAAATATGGCGCAACCGTAGACGCATATGTAGCACCCAAATGTTCACTTCTCAACGCCTTGACTTTTTACAACACTTTCGTCACAAGAAAGTTCACCAACTCATAGCTCACATAAACAAATATAAGGGTAGCCCAGTTGATATTGGGTCCTTAGCTTTTGCTACCACGTTGAATCTTATATCAAACACTATTTTCTCGTTGGATACAGTGGACCCAGATTTTGAAACAGCTCCAGAATTTAAGGAACTTGTTTGGAAAATTATGATGGATGCTGGGAAGCCAAATATTTCAGATAACTTTCCGATTTTGAGGTGGTTTGATTTGCAAGGTGTGAGACGCCATGTTAAAGGTTCCTATACGAGGATGCATGAGATATTTGATGACATCATTTCTAAGCGTTTGAAACACAGAGAGACTGATAAGACAACAAGACATGGTGATTTCTTGGATGTGCTTCTTGATCAGGTGCAAGAAGATGGGTCTGGCTTTAATATTGAGACCATTAAGCCCCTAATTATG GATTTGTTTATCGCTGGAAGTGATACATCTGGAGCGACAACAGAGTGGGCAATGGCAGAGCTTCTACGTAAGCCAAAAACATTGCAAAAGGCAAGAGATGAAGTTTTGCAAGTGATTGGCACTCAAGGTGAAATTAAAGAATCAGACATTGATAGACTTCCATATATCGATGCAATTGTGAAAGAGACTCTGCGGCTTCACCCAGCTGCACCACTTCTCTTGCCTTACATAGCTGGAAAAGATGTTGAAGTATCTGGTTACACCATATACAAAGGAAGCCAAGTTGTAGTAAATGCATGGTCTATTGGTAGAAATCCCAAATATTGGACTAACCCTTTGTCATTTGAGCCTGAAAGGTTTGTAGGATCCAAATTAAATTACAAAGGAAGGGATTTTGAGTACATACCATTTGGTGCTGGTAGAAGAATTTGCCCTGGCTTACCACTTGCTGAAAGAATGGTTAGCCTAATGCTGAGTTCAATGTTATATTCATTCAATTGGAAACTTCCCGAGGGAATCACCCCAGAGAACCTCGACATGTCGGAGCAATATGGACTCACTTTGAAGATGGCTACTTCTCTTTGTGCTGTTCCTTTTGTTGAGTAA